A stretch of Macadamia integrifolia cultivar HAES 741 chromosome 7, SCU_Mint_v3, whole genome shotgun sequence DNA encodes these proteins:
- the LOC122084961 gene encoding uncharacterized protein LOC122084961 codes for MCWLLASLTEAIHTQVIGCNSSHAIWTSLEWLYSTTSTACIMQLQLQLQQTKRGASTIHEYLLKIKTITDQLAIARCPVSDEDLCLHIMNGLGSDYAAFVTSISTRDIPITFHDLHDMLLTQELHLKDDVLHLHGTSPIANVACTETQGNKSNNRGNVYFRGCYGGRSDGRSRG; via the coding sequence ATGTGTTGGCTTCTTGCCTCTCTCACTGAAGCTATTCACACCCAAGTCATTGGCTGCAACTCCTCTCACGCCATCTGGACCTCTCTTGAGTGGCTCTATTCGACCACTTCAACAGCTTGCATCATGCAGTTACAATTGCAACTCCAACAAACTAAGCGTGGTGCTTCCACGATCCATGAGTATttactcaaaatcaaaaccattacTGATCAACTTGCCATTGCAAGATGTCCCGTCTCGGACGAAGACCTCTGCCTCCATATTATGAATGGACTTGGTTCTGATTATGCCGCGTTTGTCACATCCATTTCAACTCGTGATATCCCTATTACGTTCCATGATCTTCATGACATGCTTCTCACACAGGAGTTGCATCTTAAAGATGATGTATTGCATCTTCATGGCACTTCTCCTATTGCCAATGTTGCTTGCACTGAGACCCAAGGTAACAAATCTAATAACCGTGGCAATGTCTACTTTCGTGGATGTTATGGTGGACGTTCTGATGGACGTTCTCGTGGGTAG
- the LOC122084962 gene encoding polyprenol reductase 2, producing the protein MKIEFVSLLRAAWIAAILPILVASLPCACLSSFHRIVLTFASRGKTMPSSSKKFTVPQRFFLHFYVVAVALTTVLLLMTWFYAYRMAPLSSESFHYSTVASHLTGGSHIFSMHKSPSTPLKHRYRVWKTLFLLLLMEVQVLRRLYETVHVFNYSPSAQMHIFGYLTGIFLIICKKVDLIFQRNEIVDEHKYLFYIGSLREQSEKSDEYIIPRGDWFEYVSSPHYLSEIVIYAGLLVASGGSDLTIWLLFGFVVANLVFAAAETHRWYLQKFDNYPRTRDAIFPYIY; encoded by the exons ATGAAGATTGAATTTGTATCGCTGTTGAGAGCAGCGTGGATTGCGGCAATCTTGCCTATTCTTGTTGCTTCGCTCCCTTGTGCTTGTCTCAGTTCCTTCCATCGAATTGTATTGACATTCGCGAGCAGAGGGAAGACCATGCCATCTTCTTCAAAG AAATTCACTGTTCCCCAGAGGTTCTTCCTCCATTTTTATGTGGTGGCTGTGGCATTGACAACAGTTTTGCTACTTATGACTTGGTTCTATGCGTATCGGATGGCGCCATTGAGTTCTGAGTCTTTCCATTATTCTACAGTTGCAAGCCACTTGACTGGAGGCTCACATATATTTTCCATGCATAAGTCTCCTTCAACTCCTCTGAAACATAGATACAGGGTATGGAAAACCTTGTTTTTGCTTTTACTGATGGAAGTTCAAGTCCTAAGACGCCTTTATGAGACCGTACATGTTTTTAACTACAGCCCTTCAGCTCAGATGCACATTTTTGGCTACTTAACTGGGATTTT CTTGATAATTTGCAAGAAAGTAGATCTTATCTTCCAACGGAATGAAATTGTGGATGAGCATAAGTATCTGTTCTATATT GGCTCATTGCGTGAACAGAGTGAAAAGTCAGATGAATACATAATCCCTCGTGGTGATTGGTTTGAATATGTTTCTTCTCCACATTATCTGTCTGAAATT GTTATATATGCTGGTCTTCTGGTTGCAAGTGGAGGTTCAGACTTGACAATTTGGCTACTTTTTGGCTTTGTG GTGGCAAATCTCGTCTTTGCAGCCGCAGAGACACATAGGTGGTATCTCCAAAAATTTGATAACTACCCACGTACTCGGGATGCCATTTTTCCCTATATTTATTAG